From Vicinamibacterales bacterium, a single genomic window includes:
- a CDS encoding decaprenyl-phosphate phosphoribosyltransferase — protein sequence MARSPLPDAVTRDALLTGGAPARSPLVSLLVSLRPEQWTKNLIVFAGLLFSGQLFEPWALTLTSAAALVFCALSGVVYLLNDVADRDADRRHPLKCRRPIAAGQLSAAAALAAVGLLAGCSLVVAFWIRPAFGLVAVLYVSLQAAYSARLKHVVIVDVLTLALGFVLRAVAGAVVIAVPISHWLLVCTLLLALFLALSKRRQELTLLAGGAIQHRRILGEYTPYLLDQMIGVVTASTLIAYIFYTISPETVEKFGTDLLGFTIPFPLYGIFRYLYLVHQKEGGGSPAAMLLNDRPLLGCVALWVASVVGIVYRGMLIAYWPWR from the coding sequence ATGGCGCGTAGTCCACTTCCGGATGCCGTGACCCGGGACGCCTTGCTCACAGGAGGCGCCCCGGCTCGATCCCCGCTGGTCAGCCTGCTGGTCTCGCTTCGACCGGAGCAGTGGACCAAGAACCTCATTGTCTTCGCGGGGTTGCTGTTCAGCGGACAGCTGTTCGAGCCGTGGGCGCTGACACTGACCTCTGCAGCGGCTCTCGTCTTCTGCGCCCTGTCGGGTGTGGTCTACCTGCTGAACGACGTGGCGGATCGCGACGCCGATCGTCGGCATCCGCTCAAGTGTCGGCGTCCGATCGCGGCCGGCCAGTTGTCGGCGGCGGCGGCGCTGGCGGCGGTCGGCCTGCTGGCCGGCTGTTCGCTCGTCGTGGCCTTCTGGATCCGGCCCGCCTTCGGTCTGGTTGCCGTCCTCTACGTGTCGCTGCAGGCCGCGTACTCGGCCCGACTGAAGCACGTGGTCATCGTGGACGTACTGACGCTGGCCCTGGGATTCGTTCTGCGCGCGGTGGCCGGTGCGGTCGTCATCGCGGTGCCGATCAGCCACTGGCTGCTGGTGTGCACGCTGCTGCTCGCACTCTTTCTCGCGCTCAGCAAGCGCCGCCAGGAGCTGACGCTGCTCGCGGGCGGCGCGATCCAGCATCGACGCATCCTCGGCGAGTACACGCCATACCTGCTCGACCAGATGATTGGCGTGGTGACGGCCTCGACGCTCATCGCCTACATTTTCTACACGATCAGCCCGGAAACCGTGGAGAAATTCGGAACTGACCTCCTTGGATTTACGATCCCGTTCCCGTTGTACGGCATCTTCCGCTACCTCTACCTGGTGCACCAGAAGGAGGGAGGAGGAAGCCCGGCAGCCATGCTGCTGAATGACCGCCCGCTGCTCGGTTGCGTCGCCCTGTGGGTGGCCTCGGTGGTGGGCATCGTGTATCGCGGGATGTTGATTGCGTACTGGCCGTGGAGATAG
- a CDS encoding STAS domain-containing protein, whose amino-acid sequence MHIHQRSVGDVTIIDMNGKMTLGEGDELLRDKVNSLVQQGQKKLVLNLAEVPYIDSAGLGEIVRTYTTVSRQGGSLKLLSLTKRIQDLLAITKLLTVFETYESESDAVKSFSSTGV is encoded by the coding sequence ATGCATATCCATCAGAGATCCGTCGGGGACGTGACGATCATCGACATGAACGGCAAGATGACGCTGGGCGAGGGCGATGAACTGCTCCGCGACAAGGTGAACAGTCTGGTCCAGCAGGGTCAGAAGAAGCTGGTGCTGAATCTCGCGGAAGTACCCTATATCGACAGCGCGGGTCTCGGCGAAATCGTGCGCACCTATACGACGGTCAGCCGCCAGGGCGGCAGCCTGAAGCTGCTCAGCCTGACGAAGCGGATCCAGGATCTGCTGGCGATCACGAAGCTGCTGACAGTGTTCGAGACTTACGAATCGGAATCTGACGCGGTCAAGAGCTTCAGCTCGACCGGCGTCTAA
- a CDS encoding zinc-ribbon domain containing protein produces MEFQDKTLRCVDCGTEFIWTAGEQLFFADKNFKNEPKRCKSCKTKRASRPAGASPARERVETQTNCSECGKLTTVPFKPTQGRPVYCRECFQQRKFAGAGGAGV; encoded by the coding sequence ATGGAATTCCAAGACAAGACCCTGCGCTGCGTGGACTGCGGAACGGAGTTCATCTGGACCGCAGGTGAGCAACTGTTCTTCGCCGACAAGAACTTCAAGAACGAGCCCAAACGGTGCAAGTCGTGCAAGACCAAGCGGGCTAGTCGGCCGGCCGGGGCGAGTCCGGCCAGGGAACGCGTCGAGACCCAGACCAACTGTTCGGAATGTGGAAAACTCACCACGGTTCCGTTCAAGCCAACTCAGGGTCGCCCGGTCTACTGCCGCGAGTGCTTCCAGCAGCGGAAGTTCGCGGGGGCCGGTGGCGCCGGCGTGTAG
- the rpsU gene encoding 30S ribosomal protein S21: MAEVKVQEGESVESALRRFKRKVQQEDIIKDIKKHSFYLKPGDKRRAKQALARKRSRKKLRRELE; the protein is encoded by the coding sequence GTGGCTGAAGTCAAAGTACAAGAAGGCGAGTCAGTCGAGAGCGCCCTTCGGCGTTTCAAGCGGAAGGTTCAGCAGGAAGATATCATCAAGGATATCAAGAAGCACTCCTTCTACCTGAAGCCAGGGGACAAGCGTCGTGCCAAGCAGGCACTGGCGCGCAAGCGGAGCCGCAAGAAACTCCGACGCGAGCTGGAGTAG